The following are encoded together in the Bradyrhizobium genosp. L genome:
- a CDS encoding gamma-glutamylcyclotransferase: MAANPLKSETADGELWVFGYGSLMWKPGFEFLEQVPARLIGEHRALCVYSFDHRGTPEKPGLVLGLDRGGACRGIAFRVAAHLRNDTIAYLRAREQTTNVYREVMRSVWLENEARKRVSALAYVVDRGHVQYAGRLSLAEQVRFVQQGHGRSGNNRDYVLSTVAAIEKQGFRDAPLHQLAAMLHAAGTMHREAARDP; this comes from the coding sequence ATGGCAGCAAACCCCCTTAAGTCTGAGACCGCCGACGGCGAGCTCTGGGTGTTCGGCTACGGCTCGCTGATGTGGAAGCCGGGGTTCGAGTTCCTGGAACAGGTGCCGGCGCGGCTGATCGGCGAGCATCGCGCACTCTGCGTCTATTCCTTCGATCACCGCGGCACGCCGGAGAAGCCCGGCCTGGTGCTCGGGCTCGACCGCGGCGGCGCCTGCCGCGGCATCGCATTCCGCGTCGCGGCTCACTTGCGCAACGACACCATCGCTTACTTGCGCGCGCGCGAGCAGACCACCAATGTCTATCGCGAGGTGATGCGCTCGGTGTGGCTGGAGAACGAGGCGCGCAAGCGCGTCTCCGCGCTCGCCTACGTCGTCGACCGCGGCCATGTGCAATATGCCGGAAGGCTGTCGCTCGCCGAGCAGGTGCGCTTCGTGCAGCAGGGCCACGGCCGCTCCGGCAACAACCGCGACTACGTGCTCTCGACGGTGGCCGCGATCGAGAAGCAGGGCTTTCGCGACGCGCCGCTGCACCAGCTCGCGGCGATGCTGCATGCGGCGGGCACCATGCATCGCGAGGCTGCCCGGGACCCGTAG
- a CDS encoding aldehyde dehydrogenase: MKTYQLYINGQYVDPANGEWFETIDPYRGEAWAKIPRGSAADADRAVKAANEAMWRGPWANMTASARGKVMRKLGDLVAANAERLAEIEVRDNGKLMAEMLGQVRYHSEWWWYYGGLVDKLEGGLVPIDKAETFAYTTHEPVGVVAALTAWNSPLLFVAWKCAAALAAGCAVVVKPSEFTSASTLEFAGLTKEAGIPDGIFNVVTGFGPEAGSALISHPGVAKITFTGSDTTGAKVYETAAKSLKRVSLELGGKSPNIVFEDADLTAAAAGAISGIFAATGQTCIAGSRLLVQSSIKEKFVERVLELAKSAKIGDPMKSDTNIGPVTTPAQYKKVLDYIDIAKAEGARCLLGGKPASGDGIQGGQFVEPTIFTDVDNTMRIAREEVFGPVLSIIAFDTEEDAIRIANDTIYGLAAGIWTRDLARAIRVPKQLRAGTVWVNTYRAISYMMPFGGMKHSGVGRESGIDAVREYQETKSVWISTATDVPANPFVMR; encoded by the coding sequence GTGAAGACCTATCAGCTCTACATCAACGGCCAGTATGTCGACCCCGCCAATGGCGAGTGGTTCGAGACCATCGATCCCTATCGCGGCGAGGCGTGGGCGAAAATCCCGCGCGGCTCGGCGGCCGATGCCGACAGAGCGGTCAAGGCCGCCAACGAGGCGATGTGGCGCGGCCCGTGGGCGAACATGACGGCATCCGCCCGCGGCAAGGTGATGCGCAAGCTCGGCGACCTCGTCGCCGCCAATGCCGAGCGGCTCGCCGAGATCGAGGTGCGCGACAACGGCAAGCTGATGGCCGAGATGCTGGGCCAGGTCCGCTACCATTCCGAATGGTGGTGGTACTATGGCGGCCTCGTCGACAAGCTCGAGGGCGGCCTGGTGCCGATCGACAAGGCCGAGACCTTCGCCTACACGACGCACGAGCCGGTCGGCGTGGTCGCGGCGCTGACCGCGTGGAATTCGCCGCTGTTGTTCGTCGCCTGGAAATGCGCCGCCGCGCTCGCCGCCGGCTGCGCCGTCGTCGTCAAGCCGTCGGAATTCACCTCGGCCAGCACGCTGGAATTCGCAGGCCTGACCAAGGAGGCCGGGATTCCCGACGGCATCTTCAACGTGGTGACCGGCTTCGGCCCCGAGGCCGGCTCCGCGCTGATCTCGCATCCCGGCGTCGCCAAGATCACCTTCACCGGATCGGACACGACCGGCGCCAAGGTCTACGAGACCGCGGCGAAGAGCCTGAAGCGCGTATCGCTCGAGCTTGGCGGCAAGTCGCCCAACATCGTGTTCGAGGATGCCGATCTCACGGCGGCCGCGGCCGGCGCGATCTCCGGCATCTTCGCCGCGACCGGCCAGACCTGCATCGCCGGCTCGCGCCTCTTGGTGCAGAGCTCGATCAAGGAGAAATTCGTCGAACGCGTGCTGGAGCTGGCGAAATCCGCCAAGATCGGCGATCCCATGAAGTCCGACACCAATATCGGCCCGGTCACGACGCCGGCGCAGTACAAGAAGGTGCTCGACTACATCGATATCGCGAAGGCCGAGGGCGCGCGCTGCCTGCTCGGCGGCAAGCCGGCGTCGGGCGACGGCATCCAGGGCGGCCAGTTCGTCGAGCCGACCATCTTCACCGACGTCGACAACACGATGCGGATCGCGCGCGAGGAAGTGTTCGGCCCGGTGCTGTCGATCATCGCCTTCGACACCGAGGAAGACGCGATCCGGATCGCCAACGACACCATCTACGGCCTTGCCGCCGGCATCTGGACCAGGGACCTCGCCCGCGCCATCCGCGTGCCGAAGCAGCTGCGCGCCGGCACGGTGTGGGTCAACACCTACCGCGCCATCAGCTACATGATGCCGTTCGGCGGCATGAAGCATTCCGGCGTCGGCCGCGAAAGCGGCATCGACGCGGTGCGCGAATATCAGGAGACCAAGAGCGTCTGGATCTCGACGGCGACGGACGTGCCGGCCAATCCGTTCGTGATGCGGTGA
- a CDS encoding efflux RND transporter permease subunit: protein MNLSAPFVRRPVGTTLLSLGLVVAGVIAFFKLPVSPLPDVDIPTILVQAALPGASPADVASTVASPLERHLGQIASVTEMTSQSSLGTARITLQFDIGRDINGAARDVQAAINAARADLPTSLRSNPTYRKFNPASAPILIYTLTSDTLTPAELYDAASTVLAQKLSQVEGVGEVSVGGGSLPAVRVELTPSALYKYGIGLEDVRAALTSANAHSPKGGIDVGGQRYQLYANDQARKAEDYKPLVVAYRNGAAVRLTDVGEVIDSVENARTLGLANGKPAIVMIVYRQPGANIINMVDKVKGLMPQLKASVSPAIDITLAVDRSQTIRASLHDVEITLLVAVALVILVVFAFLRNARATLVPVVAVGVSLIATFAVMYLLGYSLDIFSLMALTVATGFVVDDAIVVLENITRHMDAGMSRLEATLLGAREVGFTVLSMSVSLVAVFVPILLMGGLVGRLFREFAMTITIAVVISLVVSLTTTPMMCSVLLRREHGEQHGRIYRINEWMFETMLAGYRRTLGIALRHPLLVILILGTTLYMNFHLYAVVPKGFVPQQDTGLLIGSIQADQSTSFQLMKAKLTQFIEIVKTDPAVATAVGFTGGGGGPGPGGATNTGTVFASLKPIAERKLRADQVIERLRGRLAEVAGATLFLQSIGDLGAGGRSGNAAYQYTLQGSTVEELNEWTPKLVSALQKEPTLADVNSDQQNKALQTNLVIDRDQASRLGLTVSQLDNTLYDAFGQRQVSTIFVARNQYHVIMEVAPRYSQDPETLKQVYISTSGGSASGSQATNAVAGTTASSSQKSSVSSVAASVVRNQANNSIGATGKGVASTGTAVSTNQETMIPLSSVARFEHGVTPLSVNHQDLLVASTISFNLAPGASLSTATTVIDNTMRAIEVPSDIHGGFSGQAKIFQQSMANELYVILAAFAIIYISLGMLYESYIHPLTILSTLPSAGVGAVAALMLSHTDFDIIGAIGVILLIGIVKKNAIMMIDFALDAERQRGLSSRDAIYEACLMRFRPIMMTTLASLFGAVPLMIGFGEGSELRQPLGIAIFGGLILSQILTLYTTPVVYLYLDRARLWSQRRREARRARRAAVSRAGR from the coding sequence ATGAACCTCTCCGCTCCCTTTGTCCGCCGACCGGTCGGCACCACGCTGCTGTCGCTCGGGCTCGTGGTGGCCGGCGTCATCGCGTTTTTCAAGCTGCCGGTCTCGCCGCTGCCCGATGTCGATATTCCGACCATCCTGGTGCAGGCGGCGCTGCCTGGCGCCAGTCCCGCCGACGTCGCCTCCACCGTGGCGAGCCCGCTGGAGCGCCACCTCGGCCAGATCGCCAGCGTCACCGAGATGACCTCGCAGAGCTCGCTCGGCACCGCGCGCATCACGCTGCAGTTCGACATCGGCCGCGACATCAACGGCGCGGCGCGCGACGTGCAGGCGGCGATCAACGCGGCGCGCGCCGATCTGCCGACCAGCCTGCGCAGCAATCCGACCTATCGCAAATTCAACCCCGCCTCGGCGCCGATCCTGATCTACACGCTGACCTCGGACACGCTGACGCCGGCCGAGCTCTACGATGCCGCCTCCACCGTGCTGGCGCAAAAGCTGTCGCAGGTCGAGGGCGTCGGCGAGGTCTCGGTCGGCGGCGGCTCGCTGCCCGCGGTGCGGGTCGAACTCACGCCATCGGCGCTCTACAAATACGGCATCGGGCTCGAGGACGTGCGCGCCGCGCTGACCAGCGCCAATGCGCACAGCCCGAAGGGCGGCATCGATGTCGGCGGCCAGCGCTACCAGCTCTATGCCAACGACCAGGCCCGCAAGGCGGAGGACTACAAGCCGCTGGTGGTGGCCTACCGCAACGGCGCCGCGGTGCGCCTCACCGATGTCGGCGAGGTCATCGATTCCGTGGAGAATGCCCGCACGCTCGGCCTCGCCAACGGCAAGCCGGCGATCGTGATGATCGTGTACCGGCAGCCCGGCGCCAACATCATCAACATGGTCGACAAGGTGAAGGGCCTGATGCCGCAGCTGAAGGCCTCGGTCTCGCCGGCGATCGACATCACGCTGGCGGTCGACCGCTCGCAGACCATCCGGGCCTCGCTGCACGACGTCGAGATCACGCTGCTGGTCGCCGTCGCGCTGGTGATCCTGGTGGTGTTCGCGTTCCTGCGCAATGCGCGCGCCACGCTGGTGCCGGTGGTCGCGGTCGGCGTGTCGCTGATCGCGACCTTCGCGGTGATGTACCTGCTCGGCTACAGTCTCGACATCTTCTCGCTGATGGCGCTGACGGTGGCGACCGGATTCGTGGTCGACGACGCCATCGTGGTGCTGGAGAACATCACCCGCCACATGGATGCCGGGATGTCGCGGCTGGAGGCGACGCTGCTCGGCGCCCGCGAGGTCGGCTTCACCGTGCTGTCGATGAGCGTGTCGCTGGTCGCGGTGTTCGTGCCGATCCTCTTGATGGGCGGCCTGGTCGGTCGCCTGTTTCGCGAATTCGCCATGACGATCACGATCGCGGTCGTGATCTCGCTGGTGGTCTCGCTGACCACGACGCCGATGATGTGCTCGGTGCTGTTGCGGCGCGAACACGGCGAACAGCACGGACGGATCTACCGGATCAACGAGTGGATGTTCGAGACGATGCTGGCCGGCTACCGGCGCACGCTCGGCATCGCGCTGCGCCATCCGTTGCTGGTGATCCTGATCCTCGGCACCACGCTCTACATGAACTTCCATCTCTACGCGGTGGTGCCGAAGGGCTTTGTGCCGCAGCAGGACACGGGCCTGCTGATCGGCTCGATCCAGGCCGACCAGAGCACCTCGTTCCAGTTGATGAAGGCGAAGCTCACGCAGTTCATCGAGATCGTCAAAACCGATCCGGCGGTGGCAACCGCGGTCGGCTTCACCGGCGGCGGTGGCGGCCCGGGACCGGGCGGCGCTACCAACACCGGCACGGTGTTCGCCTCGCTGAAGCCGATCGCCGAGCGCAAGCTGCGGGCCGACCAGGTGATCGAGCGGCTGCGCGGCCGGCTCGCGGAAGTCGCCGGCGCCACGCTGTTCCTGCAATCGATCGGCGACCTCGGCGCCGGCGGACGCTCCGGCAACGCGGCCTATCAATACACGCTGCAGGGCTCGACCGTCGAGGAGCTCAACGAGTGGACGCCGAAGCTCGTCTCGGCATTGCAGAAGGAGCCGACGCTGGCCGACGTCAACAGCGATCAGCAGAACAAGGCGCTGCAGACCAATCTGGTGATCGATCGCGACCAGGCGTCGCGCCTCGGCCTCACGGTGAGCCAGCTCGACAATACGCTTTACGACGCGTTCGGGCAGCGCCAGGTCTCGACCATCTTCGTCGCGCGCAACCAGTACCACGTCATCATGGAGGTGGCGCCGCGCTACTCGCAGGATCCGGAGACCTTAAAGCAGGTCTACATCTCGACGTCGGGCGGATCGGCGAGCGGCTCGCAGGCGACCAACGCGGTGGCCGGAACGACCGCCTCGTCGTCGCAGAAGAGCTCGGTCTCTTCGGTCGCCGCCAGTGTGGTGCGCAACCAGGCCAACAACTCGATCGGCGCGACCGGCAAGGGCGTCGCCTCGACCGGAACCGCGGTCAGCACCAACCAGGAGACCATGATCCCGCTGTCGAGCGTCGCCCGCTTCGAGCACGGCGTGACGCCGCTTTCGGTCAACCACCAGGATCTCCTGGTCGCGAGCACGATCTCGTTCAACCTGGCGCCGGGCGCCTCACTGAGCACGGCGACCACGGTGATCGACAACACGATGCGCGCGATCGAAGTGCCGTCGGACATTCATGGCGGATTTTCCGGCCAGGCCAAGATTTTCCAGCAGTCGATGGCGAACGAGCTGTATGTGATCCTCGCGGCATTCGCCATCATCTACATCTCGCTCGGGATGCTCTACGAGAGCTACATCCACCCCTTGACGATCCTTTCCACCCTGCCCTCCGCCGGCGTCGGCGCGGTGGCGGCGCTGATGCTGTCGCACACCGATTTCGACATCATCGGAGCGATCGGCGTCATCCTCCTGATCGGTATCGTCAAGAAGAACGCGATCATGATGATCGACTTCGCGCTCGACGCCGAACGCCAGCGCGGGCTGTCGTCGCGGGATGCGATCTATGAAGCCTGCCTGATGCGGTTCCGGCCGATCATGATGACGACGCTCGCCTCGCTGTTCGGCGCGGTGCCGCTGATGATCGGCTTCGGCGAAGGCAGCGAGCTGCGCCAGCCGCTCGGCATCGCGATCTTCGGCGGGCTGATCCTGAGCCAGATCCTGACACTCTATACGACGCCGGTGGTCTATCTCTATCTCGATCGCGCGCGGCTCTGGAGCCAGCGGCGGCGCGAGGCGCGCCGTGCGCGGCGGGCGGCTGTGAGCCGGGCCGGTCGTTGA
- a CDS encoding peroxiredoxin family protein — protein sequence MTVAPELAVSRWFNSEPLTLAALRGRPVLLHAFQMLCPGCVSHGTPQTQRAHELFKHSDLQVIGLHTVFEHHAAMTPVSLEAFIHEYRLSFPIGVDEAGDGTPIPLTMQRYGMQGTPTSILIGRDGTIVHHGFGQQSDMALGAIIAAELAAPH from the coding sequence GTGACCGTCGCGCCGGAACTCGCAGTCTCGCGCTGGTTCAACAGCGAGCCGCTGACATTGGCCGCGCTACGCGGCCGGCCCGTGCTGCTGCATGCGTTCCAGATGCTGTGCCCGGGATGCGTGTCGCATGGCACGCCGCAGACCCAGCGCGCGCATGAGCTGTTCAAACATTCCGACTTGCAGGTGATCGGGCTGCACACGGTGTTCGAGCACCACGCCGCGATGACGCCGGTGTCGCTGGAGGCCTTCATCCACGAGTACCGGCTGAGCTTCCCGATCGGCGTCGACGAGGCCGGCGACGGCACGCCGATCCCGCTCACCATGCAGCGCTACGGCATGCAGGGCACGCCGACCAGCATCCTGATCGGGCGCGACGGCACTATCGTGCACCACGGCTTCGGGCAGCAGAGCGACATGGCGCTGGGCGCGATCATCGCTGCCGAATTGGCTGCGCCGCACTGA